In Zingiber officinale cultivar Zhangliang chromosome 3A, Zo_v1.1, whole genome shotgun sequence, the DNA window CAAGGATGGGAGGTTCTTCACAGCCCCTAGCTCATGCGCACCATTGATCCACAATTCCTGTAGGTTGGTTGCGTGATGCAGACCATCAGGAAGAGCTTTCAGCTTTGGGCAGTCTATGAGAAGCAGTCGTTTCAGAGAAGGCAATAGTTTCAGCTCATGTGTTATTGCAGTCTTAGTCTCACCGAACGACCATTGTTCCCAGTTGGGCATTATCGAGAATACCAGATATTCAAGTTTGGGGAATGCTGCTAGTGTGGTCGATGGTGACTGGCCGCAGAGAAGTTCCGGTCCAATGGTAACTATCGCTTCAGCTCTTGCTATGGAAAGAAACTTCAACTGGGGTAACTGGCCGAGTACAGGAAGCTGTGTACACGATATGAAACAATGAAGGAAGAGAAATTGCAGATTGGGGAAAGCCATTGGCATGCATCTGTCCATGCATTTTGGCAATTCCTGACCAAGAAAATGGTAGATTGAAAGTAACTCTAGGCTTGATGGCAGAGAAAGCTCATTAAAGAGCCTCACATTCCTATGGCACTCTTCCTCTGGAAAACATTCTAGGCTTGAAGGAGGAAAAAGCCCACTAAAACCCTTGGCAAGAGCCTCTGCTACCTGGTTCCCACACCACGTGAGATCAGCCTCCACACAAGGTGGCAGCCAATTCAGAAACAAATGTTTAAGAAGGGTTTTATTAGCAAGTGCCAAAGATCCTCTGCAAGCCCTCTTCAACGCCGCCAGATGTAGAAACCTCAGGTCGTTAAGTGACTGCAGATCATCTAATGCACAGTCTTCGACTTGGCTTTGTGTATCTCGTTCATGGCCTATCAGAAAGCCATCGAGATGGTTGATTTTTGTCAAGTTCCCAATTCCTTTTGGTAAATGATTTAGAGGAGTTTCTGCCACACGAAGACATCTTAGATTCTGCAACTTTGTGATGGCATCAGGAAGGTAGTGCAAAAATCTACAGCTTTGAAGATTTAAAGTTTCCAAGTTTCTGAGGCATCCAATTGACTCTGGCAATGACTGAACATTTGTTCGATCCAGATCCAAGTACCTCAACTGTATCAGATTTCCCAAGGAATCTGGAATTCTATCAATCTCAGTGTCATCAATACATAGAACCCTTAGTTGACCCAGCTTTTCAAATAGATCAGCTCCAATCCTCTTCGTCTTGAAACTGTTCGAGACGAGTAAAGTGCGCAAGCAATTCTGACTGGCTACCTCTTCAGGAACAGCAACCTCCTCGCCCATGTTTGATACTGACAGGTGACGAATTTTTGTCAAAGAATTTTGTCTTTCTAGTCTTTCCCCGTTGCTAATAGAAACActttcctcttctaccaagtaAACTGCTAAGGACCTTAAAAGTCCATGCATAGTGCACCCACTGTTACCCAAATACATGGCATACATTTGTAAAAGGTTTCTTCCAAGCAATTCTTCGTAGTAGCCCTCGGCTAAATCTTCCAACAGTCTATCTCCCTGTGGTTTCACAAATCCTTCGGCGATCCAAAACCTAGTAAGATCTTGATAATGCATTATGTGATTTTCAGGATACAACGAGCAAAAGAGAAAGCATTGCTTGAGGTGTGATGGTAAATCCTCGTAACTCAAGTATAGAGCTCTTGGCAGTTCTTCTTGAAGCTGATTCATTGACCATATTTCACTTTCAAGAACTTTGTTCCATTCTTTCTCGCATCTTTCCTTGGACCTCAAAACACCAGCAACTGTCTTAATGGCAAGAGGAAGACCGTCACATTTCTTGACAATTTCTCCCCCAATTGCTTCTAGTTGGCACAGATCTTCATCTTCTCCATCTCTAGAAACCATTGTGGAAAGCAGCATCCAACTAGTGAGCTTATCCATCTTCTCAACGCAATGAATACTACTGGCTCCGATTTGTCTCGCCACCCTTTCATCCCTTGTCGTGATCAAGATTCCACCAGAAGAACATTTAAAAGGAGCTCTCAGTAGATCCTCCCACACGTTTGCATTCCACAGATCATCTAACACAATGAAGAACTTCTTTGGTAAGAGATGAGAAAGTTTAAGTTCCAATTCAGCCTTGCTTCTAGCCTCTCCATGATCTCCCCCAAAACTTCTAATTAGTTCTTTCAGCAACTCGTTGCCCGAAAATCTTTTGGAAACACAAAGCCAAGTTTTCATAGGAAAGAAGTCATGGATCCTGCTGTCGTTGTAGACATTACGAGCAAGCGTGGTCTTGCCAATCCCACCCATCCCTACAATGCCAAAAATCTTCCATCCCTCATCTCTTTCTGTTATCAGGGATTTCACAAGGCTCTCAGAAACCTCTTTAATTTGAGTTCCGACAATGTCAGACTGGATGAGTAAAGGCGAAGTATCACGAGTGTTGATACCACTCTCTTGAATAGAGGGATCGATTTCATGCAACCGAGACATCACATGTCTGTCCTCTGAGATATCATCTAGCCTATCGTTGACTTCCCTCACCTTGTTGGCAATTTGGCGAGCAAGTGGAAGGCAAGAAAAGTCAGAAGCAGACGGGAGTGGTGAATAATGGCTTACCCACAGGTTCTCAGCCTTGGTCTTGAAGAGATCGAGTAAGTCTTCAACATCGTACATGATGTCTTTCATCTCCCTCACCCAAGCGTTGATCTCTGCGCTCCCGTGGCGCTTCTTCTCGGCGTCCTCGAGAACGCCTCGAACTCGCAGCAGCCTCCGTTGGAGCTTCTTGAGGTCGTCCTTGACGCCGAGGATCTTGGTCGCCTCGCCCTCGACAAAACTTAGTAGTTTGCTCAAGCACCTGCCGGCGAAATCAGAAAGGATCTCCGCCATGATCGGGATCGCAAAGCTTAAACCTTTGGGAGAGTACGGACGAATTGCAATTTGTTGGAAGTGGAAaaacatcggaaaatccttgcaaGTTTACACGTCAACGATCAAGTCAACTATATAACGTGGTCATTCAAGCGAAGAGCATGCGGTTCTGTTAGCTCCTAGTTTTCCGGTCACTATTAGCCATGCAACTTCGTGGTCCATAAATACAAGCGATTGCTTCCAGAGAACTCATACGGTTTAGGAGAAGGTGATATTTTTCATTTCAAGCTATTCAGGATTATTAGCCTCTAGTAATCTACAAATAGGTAAATTATAAGGATCATTTTTGATGATCCTTTACTAGATCTAACCATGGGCTACGTATCCATTGACCCAATTTTGGCTCAAAAATTATAACCGGGACCTAATTTTGGAATTCATCGTACTCAAATATAATTATTTAGATTATTCACTAGTGGACGTAGTGAttatagtttatttttatattctgataataaattaagagaattattatctaaatttattttaatatctttCATTTAGCTTTGAATTTAAatgtacttttaaaattttttataaagaattttttaattcaCCACATATTCTACAATTACACTTActcgtataattaaaaaaaataaaaaataaagaaaaaaattaattaaaaaaaattagtaaattaaataataaaatttctttatgtttcaATATTTAGAGTGATTATTAATAAACATATTCGTATATATGTATAACTAACCATTAGAttgataattttttgaatatccaaaaaagattgttagtATATAAAGTTTTTGATAAATCACATAGTGCTCACAACATCTTACaattattttgtttaattttagaataatatggattaactcataaaatattttcaatattatttaataacagtaaaatatttgtaatagtatttatgaaattttaaaagtattaatgatgcaatcaaaaaacttttcaatttttattatcctacttcttattttgttttaggaaatttttataatatagtattagttttaaatgaaaatAGTACCAATGAATTTTTATCTTCATGTATATTAGCAATGAAAACgaaatgagaaaaatatttttttcatattcctgaaatttatttagttGCATTTACTTTAGACCCTAGatataaattagaagttttacaagaaacgTTAAGTTTGTATTATTACACTTTAATTtcatttaaagattttttttcttttaatccaAATAATATTGTATATAATATTAGaaattatttatataatatttataaagAATATAGTATAAAATATGGAATACAACCTAATGTTTCAAAAATACAAAATACTAGTAATAGGAAAGAATGTTGTCTATTCATATTGAAGCTCCAAATATTGAACACTAAATTTGAGAGAATCAGTTTGCTTCATTATACTGGAGACTAAAAAGAGGTGGAGCAAGGAGGAATACATCCTCTCTAGATAAACTAGCTAGCGATGGATCGAAAATCTCAAGATTAACCATTTTGGCTAAAGCAAACAAACAATTACAAAGATctgatttatttgtttgtttttatgcaGGAAAAGAAAATTTGATGGGAAAGAAAGCTTTTGCGGACAAAGAAGATGAGTTggatcttagtttttttttaaaatttaaatccttgtTTAACTTCTTGGATTTTTGGACTTAAATAACTTTTGGAGTGTGGAACTTGTATAATATTTTGGAATAGTTTGAAGAAGAAATATCTTGTATAACTTGTTGagacctttgaatttgttgtattatgatttgatttcaattattaataGATGTATGTGAAATAGGATGTGATaatgttaattaggatgtgttgaatgtatataatgtgttatttgaatttgttgtatatatatatatgtatcga includes these proteins:
- the LOC122051696 gene encoding disease resistance protein RGA2-like, with translation MFFHFQQIAIRPYSPKGLSFAIPIMAEILSDFAGRCLSKLLSFVEGEATKILGVKDDLKKLQRRLLRVRGVLEDAEKKRHGSAEINAWVREMKDIMYDVEDLLDLFKTKAENLWVSHYSPLPSASDFSCLPLARQIANKVREVNDRLDDISEDRHVMSRLHEIDPSIQESGINTRDTSPLLIQSDIVGTQIKEVSESLVKSLITERDEGWKIFGIVGMGGIGKTTLARNVYNDSRIHDFFPMKTWLCVSKRFSGNELLKELIRSFGGDHGEARSKAELELKLSHLLPKKFFIVLDDLWNANVWEDLLRAPFKCSSGGILITTRDERVARQIGASSIHCVEKMDKLTSWMLLSTMVSRDGEDEDLCQLEAIGGEIVKKCDGLPLAIKTVAGVLRSKERCEKEWNKVLESEIWSMNQLQEELPRALYLSYEDLPSHLKQCFLFCSLYPENHIMHYQDLTRFWIAEGFVKPQGDRLLEDLAEGYYEELLGRNLLQMYAMYLGNSGCTMHGLLRSLAVYLVEEESVSISNGERLERQNSLTKIRHLSVSNMGEEVAVPEEVASQNCLRTLLVSNSFKTKRIGADLFEKLGQLRVLCIDDTEIDRIPDSLGNLIQLRYLDLDRTNVQSLPESIGCLRNLETLNLQSCRFLHYLPDAITKLQNLRCLRVAETPLNHLPKGIGNLTKINHLDGFLIGHERDTQSQVEDCALDDLQSLNDLRFLHLAALKRACRGSLALANKTLLKHLFLNWLPPCVEADLTWCGNQVAEALAKGFSGLFPPSSLECFPEEECHRNVRLFNELSLPSSLELLSIYHFLGQELPKCMDRCMPMAFPNLQFLFLHCFISCTQLPVLGQLPQLKFLSIARAEAIVTIGPELLCGQSPSTTLAAFPKLEYLVFSIMPNWEQWSFGETKTAITHELKLLPSLKRLLLIDCPKLKALPDGLHHATNLQELWINGAHELGAVKNLPSLTTELFLEDNKKLEKVSNLPMLKSLIVGSCPLLKRVDSLSALEMLELRHNSSWRLPESWWNPSLRHLSLDSQEGPLPVWLPETA